In the Anastrepha obliqua isolate idAnaObli1 chromosome 1, idAnaObli1_1.0, whole genome shotgun sequence genome, one interval contains:
- the LOC129235732 gene encoding uncharacterized protein LOC129235732, protein MKEKASIEKVYTRSRATSLPTLLKFQNGQLAAVSKDATQFSRLVQKSGKESPTNVAMVTAKDQIYHGVVDASEATALTDTYICVRNKITNKVRIIPIEQATLSNHIYNTLEQKPMLALTAQHTKTMLMKQFGGRKAARYAHNQENNKVNVDVLKNDLDNTVRETEFTNDTDEKLNTEHNFDILRPKFNKDAKKLEEIYDIRDIVPGELLDRLNEESKVIYSTPLDKLPIQSDYLCSCVKRIQDSSPTPEGFLHLKLIIYMDCLLNLLKTRARSIKSVELSGITEKAENDVRSRFSDPHSKPFSRTSHTSEKALCYFIVLSVIIGVNYSVDMNVLAQELGISKQRLIKFAHIVNVHRSPKSDLFTLRLPSKMSALPTSFSKKSRK, encoded by the exons ATGAAGGAAAAGGCTTCTATTGAAAAAGTGTATACGCGGAGCCGTGCCACATCTTTACCAACATTGC tgaaatttcaaaatggTCAGTTGGCCGCCGTTAGCAAGGATGCTACACAGTTCAGTCGCTTGGTGCAAAAGAGCGGAAAAGAATCACCGACGAACGTTGCAATGGTCACTGCCAAGGATCAAATCTACCATGGGGTCGTAGATGCCAGTGAAGCAACTGCGCTCACAGATACTTACATCTGCGTGCgcaataaaattacaaataag gTGCGCATTATTCCTATCGAACAAGCTACACTAAGCAACCACATCTACAACACTCTTGAACAGAAGCCTATGCTCGCCTTGACAGCTCAACACACTAAAACGATGCTAATGAAACAATTTGGAGGACGGAAAGCAGCGCGCTATGCTCATaatcaagaaaataataaagtaaatgtCGATGTGCTAAAGAACGATTTGGATAATACTGTGCGCGAGACTGAGTTCACTAATGATACGGATGAAAAACTAAATACGGAACATAACTTCGATATTTTGCGTCCAAAATTCAATAAAGATGCAAAGAAATTAGAAGAAATTTATGACATACGCGACATTGTGCCTGGCGAGCTTCTCGATCGATTGAATGAAGAATCGAAAGTAATATATTCAACCCCCTTGGACAAATTGCC AATTCAGTCGGATTACTTGTGTAGTTGCGTAAAACGTATTCAAGACAGTTCCCCAACACCTGAGGGTTTCTTACATTTAAAATTGATCATTTACATGGATTGTTTGTTGAATTTGCTTAAAACGCGTGCACGTTCAATTAAATCCGTTGAACTCTCCGGTATCACAGAGAAGGCAGAAAATGATGTGCGGTCACGCTTTTCTGATCCTCATTCCAAGCCTTT ttcgcgTACGTCACACACTTCGGAGAAGGCTTTATGCTATTTCATAGTTCTATCAGTGATTATTGGCGTCAACTATAGTGTCGATATGAATGTGCTGGCGCAAGAGCTAGGAATTTCAAAGCAAAGATTGATTAAGTTTGCCCACATTGTGAATGTGCATCGATCACCAAAGAGCGATCTGTTTACATTGCGTTTACCCAGCAAAATGTCGGCCCTCCCGACTAGCTTTAGTAAAAAGTCAAGAAAGTAA
- the LOC129235729 gene encoding dynein light chain Tctex-type, whose product MEEARDESQFIVDDVSKIIKDAIENTIGGNAYQHDKVNNWTGQVVENCLSVLTKEQKPYKYIVTAMIMQKTGAGLHTASSCYWNNDTDGSCTVRWENKTMYCIVSVFGLAV is encoded by the coding sequence ATGGAAGAAGCCCGAGATGAAAGCCAGTTTATTGTGGACGACGTAAGCAAAATAATTAAGGATGCAATTGAAAATACCATCGGTGGCAACGCCTACCAACATGACAAGGTAAACAACTGGACTGGACAAGTTGTTGAGAATTGCCTAAGTGTGCTTACCAAGGAGCAGAAACCATACAAATACATTGTTACAGCTATGATTATGCAGAAAACTGGTGCTGGTCTACATACAGCCAGCTCATGCTATTGGAACAACGACACAGATGGCAGCTGCACCGTTCGCTGGGAAAATAAAACTATGTATTGCATAGTATCGGTGTTTGGTCTGGCTGTTTAA
- the LOC129247889 gene encoding 2-(3-amino-3-carboxypropyl)histidine synthase subunit 2, with translation MSTSSFYTSAEEAIERQADIEQDEVTPPLEQVWNGTLLKICWGWIRQNGYKRVCLQFPDHYLPHSNEISDSLKALFKPEGGATDIKFFVLADTSYGSCCVDEIAAGHVEADSLIHFGNACRSRVSRLPVLYMYPQYPFDMKNFMDNLSVITDSVKGKVVFIYLDIGYHHLLDKRVDEAEEDSLCYKLKEVLPCKDLFIEAYPPAEDAAVEQKQPSEPFCLFIGAENARFSNLSITTHASQWFIYKPASNTILEKNPLTAQYIRRRYYYIEKCKDAQTLGLIVATLTAEGYLKIVSRLQEMAKARGIKTQIISVGRINPAKLANFLEIDCFVLIGCPFNNIYNSKEYYKPIVSVFEAEMALNPAWYMKYPEAYVTDFKKLLPEGEKFLAFNSADLQEQDVSLVSGRVRANNAESVEDEGAGALSEQYQTVTGTEKMGLMINNTGLTFEDRTWKGLDPALGCTEPAKLEKGLSGIPTNYTHD, from the exons atgagTACCTCTTCGTTTTATACCTCTGCAGAGGAAGCAATAGAGCGACAAGCTGACATTGAACAGGATGAAGTCACACCACCGCTCGAGCAGGTTTGGAATGGAACGCTATTAAAGATTTGTTGGGGATGGATAAGACAAAATGGTTATAAAAGG GTTTGTCTCCAATTTCCTGATCATTATTTGCCACATAGCAATGAGATCAGTGATAGTCTCAAAGCTTTGTTCAAACCGGAGGGAGGTGCCACAGACATAAAATTCTTTGTTCTAGCCGACACATCCTATGGCAGTTGTTGTGTAGATGAG aTCGCCGCCGGACATGTCGAGGCAGACAGCCTAATACATTTCGGAAACGCCTGTCGCAGCAGGGTTTCCCGCCTGCCTGTGCTGTACATGTATCCACAGTATCCCTTTGACATGAAGAATTTTATGGATAATTTGTCTGTTATAACTGATAGTGTCAAGGGTAAAGTTGTATTCATTTACCTAGATATAGGCTATCATCATTTGTTGGACAAACGCGTCGACGAGGCTGAGGAGGATTCTCTTTGTT ataaattgaaGGAAGTACTACCCTGTAAGGATTTGTTTATTGAAGCCTATCCACCAGCAGAGGATGCGGCGGTAGAGCAAAAACAGCCAAGTGAGCCATTCTGCCTTTTTATAGGTGCAGAAAATGCACGATTTTCCAACCTATCAATCACCACACATG cTTCCCAATGGTTTATTTATAAACCCGCAAGCAACACTATATTAGAGAAGAACCCTCTAACTGCCCAATACATCCGTCGACGTTATTATTACATTGAAAAATGTAAAGATGCTCAAACATTAGGATTAATCGTAGCCACTCTTACTGCCGAGGGTTACCTAAAAATTGTTTCACGTTTGCAAGAAATGGCGAAAGCTCGTGGTATAAAGACGCAAATTATTTCCGTGGGTCGTATAAACCCCGCTAAACTGGCCAACTTTTTGGAAATTGACTGTTTTGTATTGATAGGATGTCCATTCAATAACATATATAACTCCAAAGAATATTATAAACCCATTGTCTCGGTCTTCGAGGCCGAAATGGCACTTAACCCTGCTTGGTATATGAAATATCCCGAGGCATATGTAACCGATTTTAAGAAATTACTCCCGGAAGGAGAgaaatttttggcatttaactCTGCGGATTTGCAGGAGCAGGATGTAAGCTTGGTGAGTGGCCGTGTTCGTGCAAATAATGCGGAGAGTGTGGAAGATGAGGGTGCTGGCGCTTTGAGTGAACAGTATCAAACTGTTACTGGGACAGAAAAAATGGGATTGATGATCAATAACACTGGCTTGACATTTGAGGATCGAACTTGGAAGGGACTGGATCCAGCATTGGGTTGTACGGAACCGGCCAAGCTGGAAAAAGGTCTCAGTGGTATACCAACTAATTATACACACGACTAA